The DNA region ACGGCCTGGCTCCACGTCGAGGTGGACAACGTCCCCGCGTTGGCGCTCTACGACCGACTGGGGTTCGCCGGCCACCACCTCATGCGCTACCTGACGCCCCCGGCGTGACCGGGCCCGGCCCCGACTCCACGCTCAGTCGATGAAGCCCTGCTCCTCCAGCCAGTCGTAGGCGACGTCGGTCGGCTCCTTGCCGTCGACGTCGACCTGGGCGTTCATCGCGATGAGCTCCTCGTCGGTGAGCTTCTCGGTCACCGGGGCCATCAGGTCCTCGATCTGCGGGTACTCCTCGTAGAGCTCCTCGCGCAGCACCAGCGACACGTTGTACTTCGGGAAGTACTCCTTGTCGTCCTCCAGCACGGTGAGGTCGAGTGCCAGGATCCGTCCGTCGGTGGTGAACACCTCGCCGAGCACGCACTCCCCGCGGTCGGTGGCGTCGTAGATCGCCCCGGTCTGGAAGATCTTGAGCTGGTCGTCCGAGGCGCTCAGCCCGTAGGTCTTCAGCATCCCGGGCAGTCCGTCGGGTCGGTTGGTGAACTCGGTCTCGACGCAGTAGGTCTGCTCCGCCTTGGGCAGCTTCTTGATGTCGGAGAGCGTCTTGATGCCGTACTTGTCGACCGACTCCCGGGTGATCGCGAAGCCGTAGGTGTTGTTCATCGGCGCGGGCGGCAGCCAGACCAGGTCGTTCTTCTCGAGGTCCTCGTCGCGGACCTCCTGGTACTGCTCCTGCTCGTCCGGGATGGGCTTGTCGTGGCCCAGGTAGTTGATCCAGCCGGTGCCGGTGTATTCCCACATCGCATCGATCTGCCCCTCCACCTCGGCCTGCCGGGCCGCGGTGGAGCCGGGGATGTTGGTGAGGTCGGTGACCTCGGCGCCGGCCGCCTTGAGCATGATCAGCGCGATCTTGCCGAGGATGATGTTCTCGCTGAAGTTCTTGGAGCCGACCGCGATCTCGGCCCCGTCGAGGGAGCCTGCCTCCGACGACGACGCGGCAAGGGTGGCCTCGGGACCACACCGCCCGCGGTCTGCAGTCCGCAGCCGGCGCTGACCAGGGTCGCGGCGAGCAGCCCCACGGCCACCCGGACTCCGCGGACACCGCAACGGGGGCGGGACGTGCTTCGGGTGCGGACGAGCATCTCAGATCCCCTTCGGTCGGGTCAGCACCTCGAGCACCCGACCGAGCCACTCCACCAGGAGAGCGATCAGGGCGACGAGGACGGCACCGGACACCATCAGCGAGAACCGGAACAGCGTGATCCCGGTGTTGATCATCTCGCCGAGGCCACCGGCGCCGATGAAGAACGCCAGCGCCGCGGTGCCCGCGATCAGCACCAGCGCGGTGCGCAGGCCCGCCATCATCACCGGCACCGCCAGCGGCAGCTCGATGTGCAGCAGGGTGCCGGTCGGGGTCATCCCGATGCCGCGTCCCGCCTCGATCAGCGTCGGGTCGACGCCCTGCAGCCCGGTGATGGTGTTGCGCAGCACCGGGAGGAAGCCGTAGAGGGTCAGCGCGAGCACCGCCACCCAGAAGCTGTTCCAGCTGGTCAGCCAGAGGAACAGCAGCACGATCAGGCCGACCGCCGGCGCCGCCTGACCGGCGTTCGCCACACCGACCACGATCGGCGCGGCCGCCTTCGCCTTGCCCCGGGTGAGCAGGATGCCGGCCGGGATGGCGGTGAGCACCACGAACACCGCGGAGACGAAGGTGAGGCGCAGGTGCTCGACGATCAGCGAGGTGATCTCGCTCCAGCGGAGCTGGTTGGTCTCCACGCTGTCCAGGTCGGCGAAGTGGCGCCACAGCACGAAGCCGAGGAAGACCAGTGCGATCAGCACCGGCGGCACCACCAGCATCAGCAGCATCTCCCGGGAGATGCGTCGCGACCGGGACCCGACGGTCCCGCTGTCGTCCTCGACGGTCTCGCCCACCCCCGGCTCCGGCGACCCGACCGTGGTCGTCGTGTCGGCCATCAGCCTTCGCTCCCCCGGAGCTCCTCGGCCGACGTCGCCACCTGGGCCGGCGCCGCTGGACTGCCGTCGTTGCCGGCCTCGGCCTGGTCCTCGACCATCCGCATGTACTCGGTGACGGCGTCGAAGTCGACCACCCCGAGGAACTGGTCGCGTGCACCGGTCACCACTGCCGCGCCGTGGCTGCTGGTGAGCATCGTGTCCAGCGCGTCGTTGAGGGTGGCCCGCTCGTCGATGTTGATGAGGTCCTCGTTGCCGGCGTGGATCACGTCCCCCTTGAGCTGGCGCAGCCAGGGCCAGCCGACCGGCCGGTTGCGCTCGTCCAGCACGATCACCGAGCGCTCCCCGTTGGACTCCGCCCGGCGTCGTACGTCGGCGGTGGGGTCGCCGATCGTCGCCGTGGTCGGGCGACGCAGCTCGACGTCGGTGACCCGGGCCAGCGAGAGCTGCTTGAGGGTGGAGCCCGCTCCGACGAAGTCGGCCACGAAGTCGTTCGCGGGGGCCGCGAGGAGGTTCTCCGGGGTGTCGTACTGGGCGATCCGGGCGCCCTCCTGCAGCAGCAGGATGCGGTCTCCGAGCTTGATCGCCTCGTCGATGTCATGGGTGACGCAGACGATGGTCTTGCGCAGCTCCCGCTGGATGCTGAGCAGCTCGTCCTGCAACCGCTGCCGGGTGATCGGGTCGACCGCGCCGAACGGCTCGTCCATCAGGATCACCGGCGGGTCGGCGGCCAGTCCACGGGCGACGCCGACACGCTGCTGCTGGCCGCCGGAGAGCTCGCGGGGGTAGCGGTCGCGGTACTTGGCGGGGTCGAGGCCCACCAGGTCCAGCAGCTCGTCCACCCGGTTCGCGATGCGCTGCTTGTCCCAGCCGAGCAGCTTCGGGACGGCGGCGATGTTCGCGGCGACGGTGTGGTGCGGGAAGAGGCTGCCCCCCTGGATGACGTAGCCGATCTTGCGCCGCAGCGACGTCGCGTTCTCCTGGCGCACGTCCTTGCCGTCGATCGTGATCGTGCCGGAGGTCGGCTCGATCAACCGGTTGATCATCTTCAGCGAGGTGGTCTTGCCGCAACCGGAGGGCCCGATGAACATCACGATCTCGCCGGCCGGGATGGTCAGCGAGAGGTCGTCCACCGCGGCGGCCTTCTGCCCGGGGTAGCGCTTGACGATGTTCTCCAGCCGGAGCTCGGCTCCGCTGATCCCGGCGGAGCTCCCGTCGGACGCCTCGGTGCCGGTGGGGTGGGCGGGGTGCTCATGCGCGGATTCCCTTCGAGATGGTGAAGCGGCCGAGGAGCAGGAGGAGCGCGTCGGCGATCAGGGCGATGATGACGATCGCCACGGTGGCGACGACGACGTAGTCGAGCGCGGTGGCACCGCCCTGCCGGGCCAGGCCGGTGAAGATGTACTCACCCAACCCGGGTCCCTTGACGTAGCCGGCGATCGCGGCGACGCCCATCGACATCTGCAGCGAGACGCGCATGCCGGCGAGGATCACCGGCCAGGCGAGCGGTAGCCGGACCCGGGTCAGCACCTTGAGCTCGGTCATCCCCATGCCGCGCGCGGACTCCATCAGGGTGGCGTCCACGCCCTGCAGCCCCACCACCGCGTTGCGCAGGATCGGGAGCGTGGCGTAGAAGGTGACGCAGACGACGGCCGTGGTGACCCCGAGGCCGGTCAGTGGCAGCAGGATGCCGATCAGCGCGAACGACGGCAGGGTGAGCCCGATCGCGGAGAGTGCGTTGGCGACCGGCTCCAACCGGGGCGTCCGGGTGATCAGGACCGCCAGCACCACCGCGATCACGGTGGCGAGGAGCACGCTCTGCACCACCAGGCTGAAGTGCTGGTAGGTGTAGAACGCGATGTCCTCGCGGCGGGTCGAGATGAAGTCCCACACGAGTCGTCAGCACCTCCCGCGGGACCGCGCCGGACGTCCGGTGACGCCCCTGGCCGTGCGGCCGTGGAACTGCGACCCTTTTCAACCTCACCACAACAGCGGCCCCAGGTGAAGCACCCCTCGTGCTCGTTGGCGTGTCGCCGGGAGCCGTTCGCGGGGATCAGCCGGCGATCTCGCGCAACCGGTCGGCGGTGAGCCGGTAGTCGTAGGAGGCCTCGATCCGGGTCGCGCCGAGCGACTCATAGAAGGCGATCGACGACTCGTTCCAGTCCGCCACCTCCCAGTCCATGCGCTGGTAGCTGTTGGCCGTGGCGATGGCGGCGAGCGCCGTGAAGAAGTCGCGCCCGAGGCCGCTGCCCCGGTGTCCCTCCTCCAGGAACAGGTCCTCCAGGTAGATCCCCGGCACCCCGGTCCAGGTGGAGTAGGTGCGGTACCAGATCGCGATGCCGACCACCCGTGCGTCGACCTCGGCGACCAGTGCCGCGGCCACCGCATCGGGCCCGAACAGCCAGGTGGCCAGGTCCGCCTCGGTGGCACGGACGGCGTCGGCCTGCCCCTGGTACGCCGCCAGCCCGTGGACCAGCCGCAGCAGCTCGGGCACGTCCTCGGCGGTGGCGTTCCGCAGGCGCGCCGGCAGGGTGACGCCGGCGGCGGCGGCGGACGGCTCAGCCACGGGCCAGGAAGGCGATCAGGTCCTGCCGGGTGAGCACCCCGACCGGCTTGCCGTCCTCGTGCACCAGCACCGCGTCGGCGGTCTCGAGCAGTCCGACGGCCGCGGTCGCCTCCTCGGTGGACCCGATCGTGGGCAGCGGTGCTGACATGTGCTGCTCGACCGAGTCGGTGAGCTTGGCGTCGCCGGCGAAGAGGGCGTCGAGCAGGGCGCGGTCGGAGACGGAGCCGGCCACCTCGGCGGCGACGATCGGCGGCTCGGCGCGCACCACGGGCATCTGGGAGACGCCGTACTCCTGGAGGATCTGGACCGCCTCGGCGATGGTCTCGTTCGGGTGGGTGTGCACCAGGGCCGGCAGCACGCCGCTCTTGCCGCGCAACACCTCGCCGACCGTCCGGGCGGTGGGCTCGGCACCGGTCGCGAAGCCGTACTGGGCGAGCCAGTCGTCGTTGAACACCTTGCTCAGGTAGCCGCGGCCGGAGTCCGGCAGCAGCACCACGATCACCGCGTCGTCACGTCCCTCGGCGGTCAGCTCCGCGGCCAGCTGCTTGGCGGCGAAGGCGGCCATCCCGGCCGAGCCGCCGACCAGCATCTGCTCCTCACGGGCCAGCCGCCGGGTGAAGGCGAAGGAGTCGGCGTCGGAGACCTCGATCACCCGGTCGGCCACACCTCGGTCGTAGGTCTCGGGCCAGAAGTCCTCACCGACCCCCTCGACCAGGTAGGGCCGGCCGGTGCCGCCGGAGTAGACCGAGCCGGAGGGGTCGGCGCCGACCACCTGGATCTCGGGGTTCTGCTCCTTGAGGTAGCGACCGACGCCGGAGATCGTGCCGCCGGTGCCCATCCCGGTGACGAAGTGGGTGATCCGACCGTCGGTCTGCCGCCAGATCTCCGGTCCGGTGGTCTCGTAGTGGGACCGGGGGTTGTTCGGGTTGGAGTACTGGTCGGGCTTCCAGGCGCCGGGCTGTGAGGCGAGGCGGTCGGAGACGTTGTAGTAGGAGTCCGGGTGCTCGGGGGCGACGGCGGTCGGGCAGACCACGACCTCGGCGCCGTAGGCGCGCAGCACGTTGCGCTTGTCCTCGCTGACCTTGTCGGGGCAGACGAAGATGCAGTGGTAGCCCTTCTGCTGGGCCACCATCGCCAGCCCGACACCGGTGTTGCCCGAGGTCGGCTCGACGATGGTGCCGCCGGGCTGCAGCTCGCCGGAGGCCTCCGCGGCCTCGATCATCCGGGTCGCGATGCGGTCCTTCACCGACCCGCCGGGGTTGAGGTACTCCACCTTGGCCAGCAGCAGCGGACCCTCGCCGGCGGTCGCCGGCTCCAGGTCGAGGCTGCGCGTGAGCCGCACCAGCGGGGTGTTGCCGATCAGGTCGAGCAGTGAGTCGACGTACTCCATGGGCTCAACGTATTACCTCCGGCCCTCCGCGACGAAGGTCACGACGACCGCCACTCCCGCTGCCCGCGTTCGTGACCATCCGGTAACACGTCCTCCGTAAGGTTGGGTCCGTGAGCAAAGCCGCTGCCGCCCGCAAGCTCGCCGCCGCCGCGCTGTACGGCGGCGGCGGTGTCTCTGCCGTCGGTGCGGGCCTCTACGGGGTGCTGGTGACCGAGGCGAAGCTGGCCCGCAAGATCATCGGCCCGGTGCTCGAGGATCCGCCGCCGGACGCCACCGGCTGGTACGGCCGCGGGCGCGGAGGACCGGCGATCCGGATCGCGCTGCTGGGCGACTCCAGTGCCGCCGGCTACGGCGTGGACCGGGTCGAGGAGACGCCCGGCGCGCTGGTCGCCAGCGGCGTCGCCGAGCACGCCGACCGACGGGTCTACTTCCGCGCCTTCTGCGTGGTCGGCGCGAAGTCCAGCGACCTGGCCAGCCAGGTCGACCGGGCGCTGCTCATCGAGCCCGATGTCGCGGTGATCCTGATCGGCGGCAACGACGTCACCAACACCGTGCTCCCGAAGCAGTCGGTGCAGCACCTCTCCGAGGGGGTACGACGGCTGGAGGCCGCCGGTTGCCAGGTCGTCGTCGGCACCTGCCCCGACCTCGGCACCATCCAGCCGATCGCTCCTCCGCTGAAGCAGATCGCCCGCGCCTGGTCGCGCCGGCTGGCCGCCGCCCAGACGATCGCGGTGCTCGAGGAGGGCGGCCGGACGGTCTCGCTCGGCTCGGTCCTCGGACCGGAGTTCGCCGCGGCCCCGGCCGTGCTGTTCGGCCCCGACCAGTTCCACCCCTCCGCCGAGGGCTACCGCGCCCTCGCGCACGTCCTGATCCCCTCGGTCCTGGCCGCCCTCGGCGAGGTCCCCGACGACGAGT from Nocardioides sambongensis includes:
- a CDS encoding glycine betaine ABC transporter substrate-binding protein produces the protein MRCPRSPGGRGAARRDPGQRRLRTADRGRCGPEATLAASSSEAGSLDGAEIAVGSKNFSENIILGKIALIMLKAAGAEVTDLTNIPGSTAARQAEVEGQIDAMWEYTGTGWINYLGHDKPIPDEQEQYQEVRDEDLEKNDLVWLPPAPMNNTYGFAITRESVDKYGIKTLSDIKKLPKAEQTYCVETEFTNRPDGLPGMLKTYGLSASDDQLKIFQTGAIYDATDRGECVLGEVFTTDGRILALDLTVLEDDKEYFPKYNVSLVLREELYEEYPQIEDLMAPVTEKLTDEELIAMNAQVDVDGKEPTDVAYDWLEEQGFID
- a CDS encoding ABC transporter permease; translation: MADTTTTVGSPEPGVGETVEDDSGTVGSRSRRISREMLLMLVVPPVLIALVFLGFVLWRHFADLDSVETNQLRWSEITSLIVEHLRLTFVSAVFVVLTAIPAGILLTRGKAKAAAPIVVGVANAGQAAPAVGLIVLLFLWLTSWNSFWVAVLALTLYGFLPVLRNTITGLQGVDPTLIEAGRGIGMTPTGTLLHIELPLAVPVMMAGLRTALVLIAGTAALAFFIGAGGLGEMINTGITLFRFSLMVSGAVLVALIALLVEWLGRVLEVLTRPKGI
- a CDS encoding ABC transporter ATP-binding protein; amino-acid sequence: MDDLSLTIPAGEIVMFIGPSGCGKTTSLKMINRLIEPTSGTITIDGKDVRQENATSLRRKIGYVIQGGSLFPHHTVAANIAAVPKLLGWDKQRIANRVDELLDLVGLDPAKYRDRYPRELSGGQQQRVGVARGLAADPPVILMDEPFGAVDPITRQRLQDELLSIQRELRKTIVCVTHDIDEAIKLGDRILLLQEGARIAQYDTPENLLAAPANDFVADFVGAGSTLKQLSLARVTDVELRRPTTATIGDPTADVRRRAESNGERSVIVLDERNRPVGWPWLRQLKGDVIHAGNEDLINIDERATLNDALDTMLTSSHGAAVVTGARDQFLGVVDFDAVTEYMRMVEDQAEAGNDGSPAAPAQVATSAEELRGSEG
- a CDS encoding ABC transporter permease: MWDFISTRREDIAFYTYQHFSLVVQSVLLATVIAVVLAVLITRTPRLEPVANALSAIGLTLPSFALIGILLPLTGLGVTTAVVCVTFYATLPILRNAVVGLQGVDATLMESARGMGMTELKVLTRVRLPLAWPVILAGMRVSLQMSMGVAAIAGYVKGPGLGEYIFTGLARQGGATALDYVVVATVAIVIIALIADALLLLLGRFTISKGIRA
- a CDS encoding GNAT family N-acetyltransferase, with amino-acid sequence MAEPSAAAAGVTLPARLRNATAEDVPELLRLVHGLAAYQGQADAVRATEADLATWLFGPDAVAAALVAEVDARVVGIAIWYRTYSTWTGVPGIYLEDLFLEEGHRGSGLGRDFFTALAAIATANSYQRMDWEVADWNESSIAFYESLGATRIEASYDYRLTADRLREIAG
- a CDS encoding cystathionine beta-synthase, with protein sequence MEYVDSLLDLIGNTPLVRLTRSLDLEPATAGEGPLLLAKVEYLNPGGSVKDRIATRMIEAAEASGELQPGGTIVEPTSGNTGVGLAMVAQQKGYHCIFVCPDKVSEDKRNVLRAYGAEVVVCPTAVAPEHPDSYYNVSDRLASQPGAWKPDQYSNPNNPRSHYETTGPEIWRQTDGRITHFVTGMGTGGTISGVGRYLKEQNPEIQVVGADPSGSVYSGGTGRPYLVEGVGEDFWPETYDRGVADRVIEVSDADSFAFTRRLAREEQMLVGGSAGMAAFAAKQLAAELTAEGRDDAVIVVLLPDSGRGYLSKVFNDDWLAQYGFATGAEPTARTVGEVLRGKSGVLPALVHTHPNETIAEAVQILQEYGVSQMPVVRAEPPIVAAEVAGSVSDRALLDALFAGDAKLTDSVEQHMSAPLPTIGSTEEATAAVGLLETADAVLVHEDGKPVGVLTRQDLIAFLARG
- a CDS encoding SGNH/GDSL hydrolase family protein, translating into MSKAAAARKLAAAALYGGGGVSAVGAGLYGVLVTEAKLARKIIGPVLEDPPPDATGWYGRGRGGPAIRIALLGDSSAAGYGVDRVEETPGALVASGVAEHADRRVYFRAFCVVGAKSSDLASQVDRALLIEPDVAVILIGGNDVTNTVLPKQSVQHLSEGVRRLEAAGCQVVVGTCPDLGTIQPIAPPLKQIARAWSRRLAAAQTIAVLEEGGRTVSLGSVLGPEFAAAPAVLFGPDQFHPSAEGYRALAHVLIPSVLAALGEVPDDESVLESYRGEAVLPVSRAAVRAVQLPGTELDGTEIGGRRAGVRGLWVELRHRRRRAQVRGEAPQDHESADPVDPSPDTDAAAG